In Pseudobacter ginsenosidimutans, the following are encoded in one genomic region:
- a CDS encoding LytR/AlgR family response regulator transcription factor, producing the protein MKILIVEDEPHAARQLQQIILECRPQAVIAAVAETVEQAVRLLRAPEGFDLIFLDIHLADGHSFEIFNVVDVQTPVIFTTAYDQYAIKAFEVNSVDYLLKPVNLEIVEKALMKFEKRWQEAKSTAAVIDIRKLRELLFSGARYRENFLIPFQDKLLPVAVKDIAWFDVRNGRIAGTQFNNTSLVLEERSIDELMEQLDPWLFYRANRQYLINRYAIKTVTHHFNGKLLASLQPAPTEPVIISREKASGFKIWMGS; encoded by the coding sequence ATGAAAATACTGATAGTGGAAGATGAACCACATGCTGCCAGGCAGCTACAGCAGATCATCCTGGAATGCAGACCGCAGGCGGTTATTGCTGCTGTTGCAGAAACGGTGGAACAGGCGGTCCGTTTGCTGCGGGCGCCAGAAGGCTTCGATCTGATCTTCCTGGATATTCACCTGGCAGACGGACATTCCTTTGAGATTTTCAACGTCGTGGATGTGCAAACACCAGTTATCTTCACTACTGCATATGATCAATATGCCATTAAAGCGTTTGAAGTGAATAGTGTTGATTATCTGTTGAAACCTGTGAATTTGGAAATAGTGGAAAAAGCGCTGATGAAATTCGAGAAGCGATGGCAGGAGGCAAAGTCCACTGCTGCTGTGATCGATATTCGGAAATTAAGAGAGCTATTGTTCAGTGGTGCCCGGTACCGGGAGAACTTTCTCATTCCATTCCAGGACAAACTGCTTCCTGTTGCAGTGAAAGATATTGCCTGGTTTGATGTGAGGAACGGCAGGATAGCGGGCACTCAATTCAATAATACCAGCCTGGTGCTGGAGGAGCGCTCGATCGATGAATTGATGGAGCAATTGGATCCCTGGTTATTCTATCGCGCCAATCGTCAATACCTGATCAACCGTTATGCTATAAAAACTGTAACGCATCACTTCAATGGTAAACTCCTGGCTTCCCTGCAGCCTGCTCCCACGGAGCCAGTGATCATCAGCAGGGAAAAAGCTTCCGGTTTCAAAATTTGGATGGGGAGCTGA
- a CDS encoding NAD(P)-dependent alcohol dehydrogenase, with product MEKFKVKAYGTEAADAPLGQMDIHRREAQEKDVEIDILFCGVCHSDLHVARSDWGPSSYPVVPGHEIVGRVTKVGGGVTKFKVGDHVAVGCMVDSCRVCESCKKDLEQYCIPGFTGTYGAPDKHLGGHTFGGYSEKVVVDEHFVLKMPDNLDLAAAAPLLCAGITTWSPLRHWNAGKGSKVAVVGLGGLGHMAIKLAKGLGADVTLFSRSPNKEKDALDLGANQVVISTDEQQMESVRGKFDLIIDTVPYVHDLNPYVSTLGVNGTLVVVGYLGPLEPMLNTVPMIMGRKSVAGSVIGGIAETQEMLDFCGKHNIVSEIEKINIQDINKAYERMLKSDVRYRFVIDMNSLKK from the coding sequence ATGGAAAAGTTCAAAGTAAAAGCATACGGAACGGAGGCGGCAGACGCCCCGTTGGGTCAGATGGATATTCACAGAAGGGAGGCACAGGAGAAAGATGTGGAGATCGATATTCTGTTCTGCGGCGTTTGTCACTCGGACCTGCACGTTGCCAGAAGTGACTGGGGGCCTTCCAGCTACCCGGTTGTTCCTGGTCATGAGATCGTGGGAAGGGTTACCAAAGTTGGCGGTGGCGTAACCAAATTCAAAGTGGGTGATCATGTTGCTGTTGGCTGTATGGTAGACTCCTGCCGGGTTTGCGAGAGTTGCAAAAAAGACCTGGAGCAATATTGCATTCCAGGTTTCACCGGAACTTATGGCGCGCCGGACAAACACCTGGGTGGACATACCTTTGGCGGTTATTCCGAAAAAGTAGTGGTTGATGAACATTTCGTTCTGAAGATGCCTGATAATCTTGATCTGGCGGCAGCTGCGCCACTGCTCTGTGCAGGCATCACAACCTGGAGCCCGCTCCGGCACTGGAATGCAGGCAAAGGCAGTAAAGTAGCCGTAGTTGGTCTGGGTGGTCTGGGCCATATGGCTATCAAACTGGCAAAAGGTCTGGGCGCGGATGTTACACTTTTTTCGCGTTCTCCGAACAAGGAGAAAGATGCGCTGGACCTGGGAGCGAACCAGGTGGTGATCTCCACAGATGAGCAACAAATGGAATCTGTCAGAGGAAAATTCGATCTTATTATCGATACCGTTCCCTATGTGCATGATCTGAATCCTTACGTGTCTACTCTGGGAGTGAACGGTACGCTGGTGGTAGTGGGTTATCTTGGTCCTTTAGAGCCGATGCTCAACACTGTTCCAATGATCATGGGAAGGAAATCTGTTGCTGGTTCCGTGATCGGCGGTATTGCTGAAACACAGGAGATGCTTGATTTCTGTGGTAAGCACAATATCGTTTCTGAGATCGAGAAGATCAATATCCAGGACATCAACAAGGCATATGAGCGTATGCTGAAAAGCGACGTGCGATACAGGTTCGTGATAGATATGAATTCGTTGAAGAAATAA
- a CDS encoding SRPBCC domain-containing protein: MNTVERDIPIDAPVEKIWQVLTDAAYINLWDDVPGSFTDSKLSLGSKLIWDLEDGHQSSITVTVFEPESELRTDLYVTRWPSPPSAYDIAYHYRIINRQNQTVLKITVGDFEALGDKAPNYVEASEEFLQAAGDKIKELAEARA, translated from the coding sequence ATGAATACGGTAGAACGGGACATACCCATCGATGCACCGGTAGAAAAGATCTGGCAGGTGCTGACTGATGCAGCCTACATAAATCTGTGGGATGATGTGCCCGGCAGTTTTACAGACAGCAAACTGAGTCTGGGCAGCAAGCTGATCTGGGACCTGGAAGACGGCCACCAGAGCAGTATAACGGTAACAGTATTTGAGCCGGAAAGTGAATTGAGAACAGATTTGTATGTTACGCGATGGCCTTCACCACCTTCGGCTTATGATATTGCCTACCATTACCGCATCATCAACCGGCAAAACCAGACAGTACTGAAAATTACTGTAGGAGATTTCGAAGCGCTGGGCGATAAAGCACCCAACTATGTAGAAGCTTCAGAAGAATTTCTGCAGGCGGCAGGCGACAAGATCAAGGAACTTGCTGAAGCCCGCGCATAA
- a CDS encoding superoxide dismutase has translation MNSNFNPTRRLFIKNVGKAALSTSIAIPFLSSVACAGETAGGDADGDITWTQQPLKYAYNAIEPVVDALTMEIHYSKHAAAYAKSLGEAVKDENVNTGSITVPGLLAGISKYSAKMRNNAGGHYNHELFWRSLRTPAEGNAPSGPLADQIKKDFNSVEAFQNQFNEAAKTRFGSGWAWLVLTNDKKLVIGSTPNQDNPLMDISDLKGFPVLGLDVWEHAYYLKYQNKRPDYVSAWWNAVNWDYIQQRFAKA, from the coding sequence ATGAACAGCAACTTCAATCCAACCCGCAGGCTTTTCATCAAGAATGTAGGCAAGGCTGCCCTCTCCACTTCCATTGCAATTCCTTTCTTATCTTCCGTTGCCTGCGCCGGCGAAACGGCCGGAGGCGATGCAGATGGAGACATTACATGGACGCAGCAGCCGCTGAAATATGCATACAATGCTATCGAGCCTGTGGTGGATGCGCTAACCATGGAGATCCATTATTCCAAACACGCTGCAGCATATGCCAAAAGTCTGGGCGAAGCAGTGAAAGATGAAAATGTGAACACCGGCAGCATCACCGTTCCCGGATTGCTTGCAGGCATTTCCAAATACTCCGCCAAAATGAGAAACAATGCAGGCGGGCATTACAATCATGAACTCTTCTGGAGGTCTTTAAGAACTCCTGCTGAAGGCAACGCTCCCTCGGGTCCGCTCGCCGATCAGATCAAAAAAGATTTCAACTCAGTTGAAGCATTTCAGAACCAGTTCAATGAAGCTGCCAAAACAAGGTTCGGCAGCGGCTGGGCCTGGCTGGTACTTACCAATGATAAGAAGCTGGTGATCGGTTCCACACCGAACCAGGACAATCCCCTGATGGATATTTCAGACCTGAAAGGATTCCCCGTTCTCGGTCTCGATGTTTGGGAGCACGCCTATTACCTGAAGTACCAAAACAAGCGCCCCGACTACGTTTCAGCCTGGTGGAACGCCGTCAACTGGGATTATATACAGCAAAGGTTTGCCAAAGCATAA
- a CDS encoding hybrid sensor histidine kinase/response regulator transcription factor, whose product MLYCILPVLYSFSQPKCRIDHYSTEDGLSHDIITYMYKDREGFMWFGTWNGINRFDGHRFVSFKSAPGDLSHLKNDRIDQIAEDDFHHFWMKAYDGQIYRFDKKTERFLPLSSILHIPVNTTETYKGILSTANGRVWIETYSKGLLLVTNPEKDSSDYFVYNSQAQEGFRLPGDKINFFREDKNGMIWVGTPKGLACLAKDENGIFKNYNTGIPEGSLNITCIAEGKDLVAVGASDGQVFIYHQKEKKITALKLSNARLHALMVDQTNSNLYATSAAGELIITGLQSQRSAAFQYDQPGGLHTFYEDRSGNLWIKPQNHGVVKFCTRTRQFKTFTQKNNAVYNHSGDHFKVYEDNKGVVWVNMKGGGFGYYDPSKDQIEYFNNEPNSSKRLFSNIVHSLFYDAEGLLWLRTDERGIEKITFQRNQFNQHLLANPGVFQSDNEVRGLCRDRKNRLWVGVKSNQLYVLQNGVKQNIRFLNQPAGGLGSAYTIMQDRKGNIWLGTKANGLFLASPQNTEETVYRLTHFQSDPKDQNSISNEIYSLLEDEAGRIWIGTFDNGLYLYDPVTGSFVHNRLALKDYPVDHFKKIRHMAQDHQGHLWLATTEGLLVVDPNTQGVFRYAAYQKIPGDLSSLGNNNVQFILKDSKNNMWLATSGGGLNKAEGSDPLKALQFTIYTSENGLPNDYILSAVEDRQQFLWVATQAGFARFDPVRKIFRNYNSYDGVPKYAFSESSVTSLQDGELVFGTIRGYLNFDPAAIKDHPMKAEMAFTNLQINNTDVKPGASDGILSASVNHTPSLELKYNQNIISIDYVVLDYRAGSKQSYAYRLAGFDKDWHYNMSDRRATYTNLPPGDYVFEVKCMTRELYNNVPVKSMRITILPPPWKTWWAYTLYAIAALLLFLFARRTALTMLRLRHKIALEKKIAAMKMNFFTNVSHELRTPVTLIVNPIEEIYKHEALSERGKQYMEVVRKNANRMGRFVNQLLDLRKIESGKAKLGLSKVEMVSFVKGISAYFTEQAREKQIDFKVEHADQEIYTWIDADKIETVVYNLVSNAFKFTPNGRSITVAVKTGNDGHSIVEVADQGAGVPPDKLSKIFELFYEGDAAGQHAAKGTGIGLALCRQMVALHGGSITAWNNPRGGLTVKVELLPGKDHFKGEHVSFVDTANDAIPALTGFAASPATISDQGNKQSDNSLPLLLLVEDNADLRFFLQAQLQDNYRIASAENGEEGYLRAQALLPDLILSDVMMPKADGMQMLGNLKANLSTSHIPVVLLTAKSAVESQIEGMSSGADYYITKPFHHDFLLAVIDNLIRQRKKILSAILEGQKALKSIPGELKLTAQDETFLQNVAVIVEEKMTDADFDIDTVAEAINMGRTTFYKKFKSLTGLAPVEFVSEMRLKKAQQLLNSGYGNITEVAYAVGFSNAKYFSTCFRTKFGVSPSEYLKQNKSERMQNRSE is encoded by the coding sequence TTGCTGTATTGTATTCTTCCTGTACTGTACAGTTTTTCCCAGCCCAAATGCAGGATAGATCATTATTCCACCGAAGACGGACTTTCCCATGATATCATCACTTATATGTACAAAGACAGGGAAGGTTTCATGTGGTTTGGCACCTGGAATGGAATCAACCGCTTCGATGGCCATCGCTTTGTTTCTTTTAAATCTGCTCCCGGCGATCTTTCTCATCTGAAAAATGACCGTATCGATCAGATCGCAGAAGATGACTTCCATCATTTCTGGATGAAAGCATATGATGGACAGATCTATCGCTTCGATAAAAAAACAGAACGGTTCCTGCCGCTTTCTTCCATCCTCCATATCCCCGTCAATACCACTGAAACCTACAAAGGTATTCTGAGCACTGCCAATGGAAGGGTCTGGATCGAAACCTACAGCAAGGGATTGTTACTGGTGACAAATCCGGAGAAAGACAGTTCAGATTATTTCGTTTACAACTCACAGGCGCAGGAAGGATTCAGGCTGCCCGGCGACAAGATCAATTTTTTCAGGGAAGATAAAAATGGAATGATCTGGGTAGGCACTCCGAAGGGGCTGGCCTGCCTGGCAAAAGATGAAAATGGAATCTTCAAAAACTATAATACGGGAATTCCGGAAGGTTCCCTGAACATAACCTGTATTGCGGAAGGGAAAGACCTGGTGGCTGTGGGCGCCAGCGATGGTCAGGTGTTCATCTATCATCAAAAAGAAAAAAAGATCACTGCGCTAAAACTGAGCAATGCCAGGCTGCATGCATTGATGGTGGACCAGACCAACTCAAACCTGTATGCCACTTCCGCTGCCGGCGAACTGATCATTACCGGTCTTCAAAGCCAGCGTTCCGCTGCTTTTCAATACGATCAACCCGGCGGTCTGCATACTTTTTACGAAGACCGTTCCGGTAATCTATGGATCAAACCACAAAACCATGGTGTTGTAAAATTCTGCACCAGAACCAGGCAATTCAAAACATTTACACAGAAGAACAACGCAGTCTACAATCACTCTGGCGACCATTTCAAGGTGTATGAAGATAATAAAGGAGTGGTTTGGGTGAATATGAAAGGAGGCGGCTTCGGTTATTATGATCCCTCGAAAGACCAGATAGAATATTTCAATAACGAACCGAATTCTTCCAAAAGGCTTTTCTCCAATATCGTGCATTCACTGTTCTACGATGCTGAAGGGCTGCTCTGGTTGCGTACCGACGAGAGAGGTATCGAAAAGATCACTTTCCAGCGTAACCAGTTCAATCAGCACCTGCTGGCCAATCCGGGAGTGTTCCAGTCAGACAATGAAGTCCGCGGGCTTTGCCGCGACCGGAAGAATCGGTTATGGGTTGGCGTTAAAAGTAACCAGCTCTATGTGCTGCAAAATGGTGTGAAGCAGAATATCCGTTTCCTGAACCAGCCCGCGGGCGGATTGGGTTCGGCCTATACCATCATGCAGGACAGAAAGGGTAATATCTGGCTGGGCACCAAGGCAAACGGGCTTTTCCTGGCCTCGCCTCAAAATACAGAAGAAACAGTTTATCGGTTAACGCATTTTCAATCCGATCCGAAAGACCAGAATAGTATCAGCAACGAGATCTATTCACTTCTGGAAGATGAAGCGGGCCGAATCTGGATCGGCACATTCGATAATGGCCTTTATCTCTACGATCCGGTAACAGGAAGTTTTGTACATAATCGTCTCGCGCTGAAAGATTATCCCGTGGATCATTTCAAAAAGATCAGGCATATGGCGCAGGACCATCAGGGGCATCTCTGGCTGGCCACAACGGAAGGCTTGCTGGTAGTGGATCCCAACACGCAGGGTGTATTCCGGTATGCAGCTTACCAGAAAATCCCTGGGGACCTAAGTAGTCTGGGTAATAACAATGTGCAGTTCATTCTGAAGGATTCCAAAAACAATATGTGGCTGGCCACTTCAGGTGGCGGATTAAATAAAGCGGAAGGTTCCGATCCCCTGAAAGCATTGCAATTCACCATCTACACTTCAGAGAACGGTCTGCCCAATGATTATATCCTCAGCGCCGTTGAAGACAGGCAGCAATTCCTCTGGGTGGCAACACAGGCCGGATTTGCACGCTTCGATCCCGTCAGGAAAATATTCCGTAATTACAATTCTTACGATGGTGTTCCCAAATATGCTTTCTCGGAATCATCTGTAACCAGTTTACAGGATGGTGAGCTCGTATTTGGTACAATCAGGGGCTACCTGAATTTTGATCCTGCGGCTATCAAAGATCATCCTATGAAAGCGGAGATGGCCTTCACCAATCTGCAGATCAACAATACTGATGTGAAACCCGGAGCGTCCGATGGTATTCTCAGTGCTTCCGTGAATCACACGCCGTCACTGGAACTCAAATACAATCAGAATATCATCAGTATCGATTATGTGGTGCTGGATTACAGGGCGGGCAGCAAACAATCTTACGCTTACCGCCTGGCGGGCTTCGATAAAGACTGGCATTACAATATGTCTGACCGCCGGGCCACCTATACCAACCTGCCGCCTGGTGATTATGTGTTTGAAGTAAAATGCATGACCAGGGAGCTGTACAACAATGTACCGGTGAAAAGCATGAGGATCACCATTCTGCCCCCGCCCTGGAAAACATGGTGGGCATATACGTTATATGCCATTGCTGCCCTGTTGTTATTCCTTTTTGCGAGGAGAACAGCCCTCACCATGTTGCGGCTCCGGCATAAGATTGCGCTGGAAAAAAAGATCGCGGCGATGAAGATGAATTTCTTCACCAATGTATCCCATGAACTGAGAACGCCGGTAACGCTGATCGTGAATCCGATCGAGGAGATCTATAAACATGAAGCGCTGTCAGAGCGTGGAAAACAGTACATGGAAGTGGTAAGAAAGAATGCCAACAGGATGGGACGGTTTGTGAACCAATTGCTGGATCTTAGAAAAATAGAAAGTGGAAAAGCGAAACTGGGTTTGTCGAAAGTGGAAATGGTCTCTTTCGTGAAAGGCATCAGTGCTTATTTCACCGAGCAGGCCAGAGAGAAGCAGATCGATTTCAAAGTGGAGCATGCAGACCAGGAGATCTATACCTGGATCGATGCAGACAAAATAGAAACTGTAGTTTACAATCTGGTATCGAATGCTTTCAAGTTCACACCCAACGGAAGGAGCATTACAGTTGCCGTGAAAACGGGAAATGATGGACATTCCATTGTTGAAGTAGCTGATCAGGGAGCCGGCGTGCCGCCAGATAAGCTCAGTAAGATCTTCGAGCTTTTCTATGAAGGTGATGCTGCAGGGCAGCATGCTGCAAAAGGAACGGGTATCGGGCTGGCGCTTTGCCGGCAAATGGTTGCATTGCATGGCGGCAGCATAACTGCCTGGAATAATCCCCGTGGCGGCCTGACTGTGAAGGTGGAGCTGTTGCCGGGCAAGGATCATTTCAAAGGTGAGCATGTGAGCTTTGTGGATACTGCAAATGATGCGATCCCGGCTCTTACAGGATTTGCTGCATCGCCTGCCACTATTTCAGATCAAGGCAATAAACAGTCAGATAATTCCCTGCCATTGCTCTTGCTGGTTGAAGACAATGCAGATCTTAGATTCTTCCTGCAGGCACAATTGCAGGACAACTACCGGATAGCATCAGCCGAAAATGGTGAAGAAGGATATCTGCGCGCCCAGGCATTATTGCCTGATCTTATCCTCAGCGATGTAATGATGCCGAAGGCTGATGGTATGCAGATGCTGGGCAACCTGAAAGCCAATCTCAGTACTTCCCATATCCCCGTTGTGCTGCTCACCGCCAAAAGCGCGGTGGAAAGCCAGATCGAAGGCATGAGTTCCGGTGCGGATTATTATATCACCAAACCTTTTCATCACGATTTCCTGCTGGCCGTGATCGATAACCTGATCAGGCAGCGGAAGAAAATATTATCAGCGATACTGGAAGGGCAGAAGGCGCTGAAGTCCATTCCCGGTGAGCTGAAGCTGACTGCACAGGATGAAACCTTTCTCCAAAATGTGGCCGTTATTGTTGAAGAAAAAATGACGGACGCGGATTTTGATATTGATACCGTTGCAGAGGCGATCAATATGGGGCGGACCACTTTCTACAAGAAATTCAAAAGTCTTACAGGACTGGCCCCCGTTGAATTCGTGAGTGAGATGCGGCTGAAAAAAGCACAGCAGCTTCTGAACAGCGGCTATGGAAATATTACCGAAGTAGCTTACGCCGTAGGTTTCAGCAATGCCAAATATTTCAGCACCTGTTTCAGGACAAAGTTCGGGGTATCGCCTTCAGAATACCTCAAACAGAATAAGTCCGAAAGGATGCAGAACAGGAGTGAGTAA
- a CDS encoding VOC family protein — MEPITAVRPAIAGMCPYIQVFDMPLSLQFYRDVVGFVVSQSSGADDDVDWVLLQLGESWLMLNTIYEKDDRPPKPDPARAAGHEDTAFFFSCRDLDLMYTYLVSKNVKVTSPFKTGYGFKAINLKDPDGYGLTFHWPLEEGK, encoded by the coding sequence ATGGAACCAATAACAGCAGTTCGACCTGCTATTGCAGGAATGTGTCCATATATTCAGGTTTTTGATATGCCTTTGTCGTTGCAATTCTATAGAGATGTAGTAGGATTTGTAGTGTCGCAAAGTTCGGGAGCGGATGATGACGTGGATTGGGTGTTATTGCAGCTGGGAGAGAGCTGGTTGATGCTGAACACGATCTATGAGAAAGATGACCGGCCCCCAAAGCCTGATCCTGCGCGTGCTGCAGGACATGAGGACACGGCCTTCTTTTTCAGTTGCCGGGATCTCGACCTGATGTATACTTACCTGGTAAGTAAAAATGTAAAAGTGACATCGCCCTTTAAAACCGGTTATGGTTTCAAAGCCATCAACCTGAAAGATCCTGATGGATATGGCCTCACATTCCACTGGCCATTGGAGGAAGGGAAATGA
- a CDS encoding alpha/beta hydrolase family esterase, with translation MISVLSICCKKDENNSQLHRFQGTLLIDGWERTYLVNLPPTYYSNNVSRPLVLALHGTGGSASQFEKDYSFTEKANRENFVVVYADGIRKQDGPFGIRTWNAGSCCDYAAYANIGDTRFLSTLIDSCSNRFNIDKKRVYVTGMSNGSMMAYRLAAEIPDKIAAIACVSGNMVFMKDPARKAAVPLLHIHSMIDTKVPFNGGTGLGNYHFPPAMEGIHYFAAQNACDTNSTEEIFDGYVKRYWKNGTGATLVECYLTTDGGHSWPGAPTHRPRADPPSERIDANSMIWNFFKRFSLP, from the coding sequence ATGATTTCCGTTTTATCGATCTGTTGCAAAAAGGATGAAAATAATAGTCAGCTGCACCGGTTCCAGGGTACGTTGCTTATCGATGGATGGGAGAGGACTTACCTGGTGAACCTGCCTCCAACTTATTACAGCAACAATGTCAGTCGCCCGCTGGTACTGGCCCTTCATGGAACGGGTGGCAGCGCCTCACAGTTTGAGAAAGACTATTCATTTACAGAAAAAGCGAACAGGGAAAATTTTGTGGTGGTGTATGCAGACGGGATCAGAAAACAGGATGGCCCCTTTGGCATTCGCACCTGGAATGCAGGATCCTGCTGTGATTACGCGGCTTATGCAAATATCGGGGATACCAGATTCCTCAGTACGCTGATCGATTCCTGCAGCAACCGGTTCAATATCGATAAAAAACGGGTGTATGTAACCGGGATGTCTAACGGTTCCATGATGGCTTACAGGCTGGCGGCGGAAATACCGGATAAGATTGCGGCCATTGCATGCGTCAGCGGTAATATGGTATTTATGAAGGACCCGGCGCGGAAGGCTGCTGTGCCCTTGTTGCATATTCATTCAATGATCGATACAAAAGTTCCCTTCAATGGAGGAACGGGCCTTGGCAATTATCATTTTCCACCTGCAATGGAAGGCATACATTATTTCGCTGCGCAGAATGCATGTGATACTAACAGTACAGAAGAGATTTTTGATGGTTATGTAAAAAGATATTGGAAGAACGGTACCGGCGCAACGCTGGTGGAGTGCTATCTTACAACTGATGGCGGACATTCCTGGCCTGGTGCGCCAACGCATCGGCCGAGGGCAGACCCGCCATCGGAAAGGATCGATGCCAATTCAATGATCTGGAATTTCTTTAAACGATTCTCTCTTCCATGA
- a CDS encoding helix-turn-helix domain-containing protein: MEEILRYDTISQYNALVNNETLHPLVSVVDFSKSGPFCHGKMNMGFYTIFLKDVVCGDIRYGKHKYDYQDGTLVFMAPGQVISITSRTGSYQPQGYALVFHPDLIRGTNLGRRIHDFTFFSYEVHEALHLSEQERKIVVDCFTNIDMELRRGVDKHTKTLIVSNIELFLNYCSRFYDRQFITRDNAHKGAVEKFSELLHDYFHSEKKQQEGLPSVSYFAQELNLSANYFGDLVKKETGKTAQEYIQLKLMDIAKERIIDTSKSVSEIAYELGFKYPQHFTRLFKKRVGHTPNEYRNLN; this comes from the coding sequence ATGGAAGAAATACTAAGATACGATACAATCAGCCAATACAACGCACTCGTCAACAATGAGACCCTGCACCCGTTGGTTTCTGTGGTGGATTTTTCCAAATCCGGACCTTTCTGCCATGGAAAAATGAACATGGGTTTCTATACCATTTTTCTGAAAGATGTGGTCTGCGGCGATATCCGGTACGGCAAACATAAGTACGATTACCAGGACGGCACCCTGGTTTTCATGGCGCCCGGACAGGTGATCAGCATCACCAGCAGGACCGGCAGCTACCAGCCACAAGGCTATGCGCTGGTCTTTCATCCCGACCTTATCCGTGGCACCAATCTGGGCCGCCGTATCCATGATTTCACATTCTTCTCCTACGAGGTCCATGAAGCCCTGCATCTCTCCGAACAGGAAAGAAAGATAGTGGTGGACTGCTTTACCAATATCGATATGGAGCTGAGGCGCGGCGTGGACAAGCACACTAAAACACTCATCGTTTCCAATATCGAGCTCTTCCTCAACTACTGCTCCCGTTTCTACGACCGTCAGTTCATTACCCGCGACAATGCACATAAGGGCGCAGTGGAAAAATTCAGTGAATTGTTACATGATTATTTCCATTCAGAAAAGAAGCAACAGGAAGGTCTTCCGTCCGTGAGTTATTTTGCACAGGAGCTTAACCTCTCGGCTAATTATTTTGGGGATCTTGTAAAAAAAGAAACCGGTAAAACTGCACAGGAATATATTCAACTGAAGTTGATGGATATTGCCAAAGAGAGAATAATAGACACAAGCAAATCTGTCAGCGAGATCGCCTATGAACTGGGATTCAAATATCCGCAGCACTTCACCAGGCTGTTCAAAAAACGCGTGGGCCATACACCAAACGAATACAGGAACCTCAACTGA
- a CDS encoding sensor histidine kinase, producing MMPTSMKQQDAQLQHHKIRIILLAATAIAVFMALPRLAIILYVRSLPFSLAASQQSWTDFFLKFIFGWLVALVFLFLNTSRKRLSAGSLAVELGNFRQRLLLNLFLFVVVRWLAMLLGLDGAGFAFNEKFYGFLLNITLILEICFCILVAEAYMLVMKNQAMKLRNEILQKINAESSFEALKNQVNPHFLFNSLTAISSMMDTDREAAKHFLNNMSQVYRYVLQSQQAPLVSFREELAFSMAWVNMMRERYNNRFSLETNIEALSLTRQLPPMALQTLVENAFKHNVVSASAPLSIQISARGNELTVTNNLQERSFKEAGTGTGLYNLNKRYLHICGQEIRIIRKDSIFSVTLPLLNEAS from the coding sequence ATGATGCCAACATCGATGAAGCAACAGGATGCTCAATTGCAGCACCATAAAATAAGGATCATCCTGCTGGCTGCCACCGCCATCGCAGTATTTATGGCCCTGCCCCGCCTGGCCATTATTTTATATGTCCGTTCCTTACCTTTTTCCCTTGCAGCCAGTCAGCAATCATGGACCGATTTCTTTTTAAAATTTATTTTCGGTTGGTTGGTGGCGTTAGTTTTCCTTTTTCTCAATACATCACGGAAACGGTTGAGCGCAGGCAGCCTCGCCGTTGAACTGGGGAATTTCCGGCAAAGGCTGTTGCTCAACCTCTTCCTGTTTGTTGTGGTGAGATGGCTGGCAATGTTGTTGGGACTGGATGGAGCAGGGTTTGCATTCAATGAGAAATTTTACGGCTTCCTGCTGAATATTACGCTGATACTGGAGATCTGTTTTTGCATACTGGTTGCGGAAGCATATATGCTGGTAATGAAGAACCAGGCTATGAAACTCAGGAATGAGATCCTGCAGAAGATCAATGCAGAGTCTTCTTTCGAAGCGCTGAAGAACCAGGTGAATCCGCATTTCCTGTTCAACTCTCTCACGGCCATCAGCTCAATGATGGATACAGACAGGGAAGCGGCCAAACATTTTCTGAACAATATGTCGCAGGTTTATCGCTATGTGTTGCAAAGCCAGCAGGCGCCGCTGGTGAGCTTCCGTGAAGAGCTTGCATTTTCCATGGCCTGGGTGAATATGATGCGTGAGCGGTATAACAACCGCTTCAGTCTTGAAACAAATATCGAAGCTTTGAGCCTGACCAGGCAATTGCCGCCGATGGCCCTGCAAACGCTTGTGGAGAACGCATTCAAGCATAATGTAGTGTCTGCTTCGGCCCCGCTTAGCATACAGATCAGCGCCAGAGGGAATGAACTAACGGTAACGAACAATCTGCAGGAGCGTAGTTTCAAAGAGGCGGGTACAGGAACTGGCTTATACAATCTCAACAAACGTTATTTGCATATCTGCGGGCAGGAGATCAGGATCATCCGAAAGGATTCCATTTTTTCTGTTACGTTACCATTGCTGAATGAAGCTTCTTAA